Proteins from a genomic interval of Candidatus Eisenbacteria bacterium:
- a CDS encoding acetyl-CoA carboxylase biotin carboxyl carrier protein subunit translates to MNYEFQVGEETTTVHLERTGDGFKIGVGDATFSLKAEQIHPGTFVLLAGHRSIMAHAVKGDGVWHVSVDGRAYDLRLPGTEDHGGDSGDDGPRLVDGVLQTPMPGRVVAVEVKENDRVEAGQVLIIIESMKMQNSIVSPVSGRIVKVHKETGELASFGDPLVELEEEDPAGDA, encoded by the coding sequence GTGAATTACGAGTTCCAGGTTGGAGAGGAAACGACCACTGTTCATCTCGAACGCACCGGTGATGGTTTCAAAATCGGTGTCGGTGATGCGACCTTTTCCCTGAAGGCTGAACAAATTCATCCGGGAACTTTTGTTCTCTTGGCGGGACATCGTTCCATAATGGCGCATGCGGTCAAAGGTGACGGTGTCTGGCATGTCTCTGTTGACGGGCGGGCCTACGATCTGAGACTCCCGGGTACGGAGGATCATGGCGGCGACAGCGGGGATGACGGACCGAGGCTTGTGGATGGCGTGCTTCAGACACCGATGCCCGGCCGTGTCGTAGCGGTTGAAGTGAAGGAAAATGATCGCGTTGAAGCGGGACAAGTCCTGATCATTATCGAGTCGATGAAAATGCAGAACAGCATTGTGTCGCCGGTTAGCGGTCGAATTGTAAAAGTTCATAAAGAAACCGGGGAATTGGCGAGTTTTGGCGATCCACTGGTCGAATTGGAGGAAGAGGATCCAGCGGGCGATGCGTGA
- the meaB gene encoding methylmalonyl Co-A mutase-associated GTPase MeaB, with translation MRDQSKIEPKTLGRRIIEGDRLALARGLTRVENRTPEGRELLDFLFHQTGSAVRIGLTGPPGSGKSTLVSWLARKFRERGHQVGILAIDPTSPFTGGAILGDRIRMGDLAGDAGVFIRSMATRGHQGGLSATTYEASEVLEAAGFDRIIIETVGVGQSELEIASAADTTLVILVPESGDAIQVMKAGVMEIGDIFVVNKYDRQGGDHLLKEIHAILDLSPPDRHDFWKPMVLSTTASMGTGVDELMDAIQAHTESREFDETEREKIRRQKIRARMRLLLSGRLLDEAWSQILEVRLNEVLDRVVERSISPYAWIDGMVAEISRRGWQE, from the coding sequence ATGCGTGATCAATCCAAAATCGAACCCAAAACCCTCGGCCGTCGCATCATCGAGGGCGATCGTCTGGCTCTGGCGCGGGGACTCACCCGCGTTGAGAACCGGACGCCGGAAGGCCGGGAGCTCCTCGACTTTCTATTTCATCAAACCGGATCAGCCGTTCGGATCGGTCTGACAGGCCCACCCGGTTCGGGGAAAAGTACCCTCGTATCATGGCTCGCTCGCAAATTCCGGGAGCGGGGCCATCAAGTAGGGATTCTTGCCATTGATCCAACCAGTCCCTTCACAGGCGGCGCGATTCTCGGTGATCGGATCCGGATGGGGGATCTAGCGGGTGATGCCGGGGTTTTTATACGCTCCATGGCCACCCGGGGGCATCAAGGCGGTTTGTCAGCCACGACATATGAGGCGAGTGAAGTTCTGGAAGCCGCTGGTTTTGATCGCATCATCATTGAAACCGTAGGTGTTGGACAATCAGAACTTGAAATCGCATCAGCCGCCGATACAACCCTCGTGATTCTTGTGCCGGAATCGGGTGATGCCATTCAAGTGATGAAGGCGGGGGTCATGGAGATCGGCGATATTTTTGTGGTGAATAAATATGATCGCCAGGGGGGGGACCACCTTCTCAAAGAGATTCACGCCATCCTGGATCTATCGCCGCCTGATCGTCATGACTTCTGGAAGCCCATGGTCTTATCGACAACAGCGAGCATGGGTACCGGTGTGGATGAGTTGATGGATGCCATCCAGGCTCACACGGAATCCCGGGAATTTGATGAGACGGAGAGGGAAAAAATCCGGCGGCAGAAGATCAGGGCAAGGATGCGGCTCCTCTTGTCGGGCCGTCTGCTTGATGAGGCCTGGTCTCAGATCCTGGAAGTTCGTCTCAATGAGGTCCTCGACCGTGTTGTAGAGCGATCCATCAGCCCTTATGCATGGATCGATGGAATGGTGGCTGAGATTTCCCGCCGGGGATGGCAGGAATAG
- a CDS encoding cobalamin B12-binding domain-containing protein, producing MTEQKIRVLVGKPGLDGHDRGAKVIATSFRDAGFEVIYTGLHQTPEMIVEVALQEDVDFICISILSGAHLPLFQRMLELLKEKGAEQIDVIGGGVIPQEDVEKLKEMGVKAVFGPGTPTSEPIKYIRELYDRRR from the coding sequence ATGACGGAGCAAAAAATACGAGTCCTTGTCGGGAAACCGGGATTGGACGGGCATGATAGGGGGGCCAAGGTCATCGCAACTTCTTTCCGCGATGCCGGCTTTGAAGTGATCTATACCGGCCTTCACCAAACGCCGGAAATGATTGTAGAAGTCGCTCTGCAGGAGGATGTAGATTTCATCTGCATCTCAATTCTTTCCGGCGCCCACCTGCCTTTATTTCAGCGGATGTTGGAGCTCCTCAAGGAAAAGGGAGCAGAGCAGATTGATGTCATCGGCGGCGGCGTCATTCCGCAGGAGGATGTCGAAAAGTTAAAGGAGATGGGTGTGAAAGCCGTGTTCGGACCCGGCACACCCACGAGTGAGCCTATTAAGTATATAAGGGAGTTATACGATCGGCGTCGGTAG
- a CDS encoding acyl-CoA dehydrogenase translates to MILSEEHLMIRDAVRDFAERELKPKAAQLDKEGRFPAEILAEMGKLGFLGIPFEEKWGGAGADNLSYAIGVEEISRVCGSTGLTMAAHISLGTYPLWKYGTDEQKEAYLPNLVSGKYIGAFGLTEPNAGSDAGGTETRAVRDGDSYVINGTKIWMTSGDKAGLITMTARTGTEDKGTRGISAFLVEQGTPGQTVAKHEDKLGMRGSSTVEMVYEDCRIPTNRILGEEGEGFRIFMDTLDGGRISIGALALGIAQGSFEAAVRYAQERVQFGRPIAKFQGIQWMLADMETRIQAARHFIYDAAVKKDSGRMHKKESAMAKLYASETAMWVTTQSIQIHGGLGYSKEAPVERMFRDAKLTEIGEGTSEVQRILIARDVLKEYQITG, encoded by the coding sequence ATGATATTGTCGGAAGAGCATCTCATGATCCGCGACGCCGTCCGGGATTTTGCCGAGCGGGAACTTAAGCCAAAAGCGGCACAGCTTGACAAAGAGGGGCGCTTCCCCGCCGAGATCCTGGCTGAAATGGGGAAATTGGGTTTTCTTGGTATTCCTTTTGAAGAGAAATGGGGCGGCGCCGGAGCCGACAATCTCTCTTATGCCATTGGTGTTGAAGAGATCAGCCGCGTTTGCGGGTCCACCGGTCTCACCATGGCCGCCCATATTTCCCTCGGGACTTATCCGCTTTGGAAATATGGAACCGATGAGCAGAAAGAAGCCTATCTTCCGAACCTTGTCAGCGGAAAATATATCGGGGCCTTTGGATTGACCGAACCCAATGCGGGAAGCGACGCCGGCGGAACGGAAACCCGGGCGGTCCGTGACGGTGATTCCTATGTCATCAATGGGACCAAGATTTGGATGACGAGCGGTGATAAGGCCGGTCTCATCACCATGACAGCGCGTACGGGTACGGAAGATAAGGGGACCAGAGGCATCTCCGCATTCCTTGTTGAGCAGGGAACGCCCGGTCAAACTGTCGCCAAGCATGAAGACAAACTCGGTATGCGCGGGTCCTCTACGGTGGAAATGGTCTATGAAGATTGCCGGATTCCCACAAATCGGATCTTAGGTGAGGAAGGCGAGGGGTTCCGCATCTTTATGGACACACTCGATGGCGGCCGGATCAGCATCGGCGCTCTTGCCTTGGGCATCGCACAAGGATCCTTCGAAGCGGCGGTCCGTTATGCTCAAGAGCGTGTTCAATTCGGCCGTCCGATCGCCAAATTCCAGGGGATTCAGTGGATGCTGGCTGATATGGAGACTCGCATTCAAGCCGCGCGCCATTTTATCTATGACGCAGCGGTAAAAAAAGACAGCGGAAGGATGCACAAAAAAGAATCCGCCATGGCCAAGCTCTACGCCTCGGAGACGGCGATGTGGGTGACGACCCAATCGATTCAGATTCATGGGGGATTGGGCTACTCGAAGGAGGCTCCGGTCGAAAGGATGTTCCGGGACGCTAAACTGACGGAAATCGGTGAGGGGACTTCCGAGGTTCAGAGAATCCTAATCGCCCGGGATGTGCTGAAGGAGTATCAGATCACCGGATAG
- a CDS encoding acyl-CoA dehydrogenase: protein MDFNISEEQCMIQQTARDFARDKIEPLAARLDENREFPVDLVRELGELGFMGVTVNPKWGGAGMDPICYALAVEEISRACASTGVIMSAHNSLVCDPLEAYGTDEQKEKYLTPLASGKKLGAHGLTEPSAGSDVGGLKTRAVLDGDEWVLNGSKIFITNGAYADIILVFASTDPEQKARGISAFIVEKEMPGFKVGSREKTMGIRASCTSELIFEDLRIPKKNMLGELNRGFKIAMVTLNGGRIGIAAQAVGIARSALEKAIEYSKNRQQFNQPISNFQAIQWMLADMATETDAARLLTLRAAYLKMHGKSYATEAAQAKLFASRTAMRVADRAIQIHGGYGFSTEYHVERHLRDAKITELYEGTSEIQRIVIARSLLAD, encoded by the coding sequence GTGGACTTTAATATCAGTGAAGAGCAATGCATGATTCAACAGACGGCCCGGGATTTTGCGAGAGACAAGATCGAACCACTGGCCGCTCGTTTAGATGAAAACCGTGAGTTTCCCGTCGACTTGGTCCGGGAATTGGGTGAGTTGGGTTTCATGGGTGTTACGGTCAATCCCAAATGGGGCGGAGCCGGGATGGATCCGATATGCTACGCCCTCGCCGTAGAAGAGATCTCCCGGGCCTGTGCATCAACCGGTGTTATCATGAGCGCCCACAACTCGCTCGTCTGCGATCCACTCGAGGCCTATGGAACAGATGAACAAAAAGAAAAGTATCTCACACCACTTGCATCGGGAAAGAAACTCGGGGCTCATGGTCTGACAGAGCCATCGGCGGGTTCTGATGTCGGGGGGTTGAAAACCCGGGCCGTTCTCGATGGCGATGAGTGGGTCCTCAACGGATCGAAAATCTTTATCACCAATGGAGCCTATGCCGACATTATCCTCGTTTTCGCCTCGACGGATCCGGAACAAAAGGCGCGGGGTATCAGCGCCTTTATCGTCGAGAAGGAGATGCCCGGCTTCAAGGTCGGCTCCCGCGAGAAGACGATGGGTATTAGGGCATCTTGTACATCAGAGCTCATTTTTGAAGATCTGCGTATTCCCAAGAAGAATATGCTGGGTGAATTGAATCGCGGGTTTAAAATCGCGATGGTAACATTGAATGGCGGCCGTATCGGCATCGCGGCGCAGGCTGTCGGGATCGCTCGAAGCGCGCTTGAGAAGGCGATTGAATATTCCAAGAACCGCCAGCAGTTTAATCAGCCGATTTCAAATTTTCAAGCGATTCAATGGATGCTGGCCGATATGGCGACGGAAACGGATGCGGCGCGATTGCTGACCCTGAGAGCCGCCTATTTAAAAATGCACGGTAAGAGCTATGCCACTGAAGCGGCTCAGGCCAAGCTCTTTGCAAGCCGTACGGCCATGCGGGTCGCCGATCGGGCTATCCAGATTCACGGAGGCTATGGATTCAGCACCGAGTACCATGTTGAACGCCATCTCCGTGACGCAAAAATCACCGAACTCTATGAGGGAACCTCTGAAATCCAGCGCATTGTTATCGCGAGAAGTCTTCTGGCCGACTAA
- a CDS encoding acyl-CoA dehydrogenase has protein sequence MDLTWSDEQRMMIESIRDFCEDRLGPIAREIDEKGKTPPEILREMSDLGLMSMPIPHEYDGLGLDSLTICAVIEEISRVCASVAITISVHNSVGAYPILLFGTEEQKRLYLPKMCREWLGAFALTEPNAGSDAAGITTQARKEGDAYILNGSKMFVTNGSIGQLLLVIARTDPDPASRHKGISAFLVPADSPGISVASAGEKMGIRGSDTAVVHLDNVRVAADHLLGGEGEGFKIAMASLDNGRLGVGAQAVGIAQAALDEAVKYAKEREAFGRPLAEKQAIQFMVAEMETSLQAARLLIHRAAWMKDENRPYSKEAAMAKLFAAEMVQSVTHDAIQIHGGYGYMKEYPVERYARDARITEIYEGASEIQRIVIARSLLKED, from the coding sequence ATGGACCTTACATGGTCCGATGAGCAGCGGATGATGATCGAATCGATCCGGGATTTTTGCGAGGATCGTCTTGGCCCAATCGCCCGCGAAATCGATGAGAAGGGCAAAACCCCGCCGGAAATTCTGAGAGAGATGTCAGACCTGGGTCTTATGTCGATGCCTATTCCTCATGAATATGATGGGCTGGGTTTGGACAGTTTAACGATTTGCGCGGTCATTGAGGAAATCTCCCGGGTTTGTGCCTCTGTTGCCATTACTATCAGCGTTCACAATTCCGTGGGCGCCTACCCCATCCTGCTCTTTGGTACAGAGGAACAAAAGCGGCTCTATTTGCCGAAGATGTGCCGCGAATGGCTGGGCGCCTTCGCTCTGACCGAGCCGAATGCAGGAAGTGATGCCGCCGGTATCACCACTCAGGCTAGGAAGGAGGGCGACGCCTATATTCTCAATGGGTCCAAGATGTTTGTAACAAATGGCAGCATCGGCCAGCTCTTATTGGTCATAGCTCGAACGGATCCTGATCCTGCGTCACGGCATAAGGGCATTTCCGCTTTCTTGGTTCCCGCTGATTCGCCGGGCATCAGTGTCGCTTCAGCCGGTGAAAAGATGGGGATTCGAGGATCCGATACGGCGGTTGTCCATCTTGACAATGTCCGTGTCGCGGCGGATCACCTCCTGGGCGGTGAGGGCGAGGGCTTCAAAATCGCCATGGCAAGCCTTGACAACGGCCGCCTTGGCGTCGGGGCGCAGGCCGTGGGGATCGCTCAAGCGGCGTTGGATGAAGCGGTCAAATACGCCAAAGAACGCGAAGCGTTCGGCCGCCCCCTGGCGGAGAAGCAAGCGATCCAATTCATGGTGGCGGAAATGGAAACATCGCTGCAGGCCGCCCGGTTATTGATCCACCGCGCTGCGTGGATGAAAGACGAGAACCGTCCCTATTCCAAGGAGGCGGCTATGGCAAAGCTCTTTGCCGCCGAGATGGTGCAATCGGTCACTCATGATGCGATTCAGATTCACGGCGGGTATGGTTATATGAAGGAGTACCCGGTGGAACGTTATGCCCGGGATGCCCGCATCACGGAGATTTATGAAGGCGCCTCGGAGATTCAGCGAATTGTTATCGCTAGATCACTTCTGAAAGAGGACTAA
- a CDS encoding DUF362 domain-containing protein: protein MTKRAKVAVLFTSRHSIMDDFSRLMGLAEVEKYLPKEHEISLKINISWHKYYPACSTTPWQLDGVIRGLLRRGYDPGKIHAAQNSTVVVDTRIGEVENRLKPVLDHHKIPSVYLNDDDTEWIPYEPKTPLLVLDKVYKKRGIRIPRALIGSSVIHLPTVKTHVFTTMTGAMKNAFGGLLNFERHWTHAVIHETLVDLLTIQQDIHPGIFAVMDGTIAGEGPGPRAMFPREKNVILASGDSVAIDAISAKLQGFDPMAIDCIRLAHEKGLGVGDTQEIEIVGDDIKGVNFNFTGGDTFASRGQKLIYHGWLKPLEHLLLRTPIVPWSYAASRLYHDAYWFNAIGKKRINALGDSQWLQLFEAYKNGPPDLS, encoded by the coding sequence ATGACGAAGCGAGCCAAGGTAGCCGTTCTGTTTACGTCGCGCCATTCCATCATGGATGACTTTTCCCGATTGATGGGGTTGGCCGAGGTCGAAAAATATCTGCCAAAAGAACATGAGATTAGTTTAAAAATAAACATTTCATGGCACAAGTATTACCCGGCTTGCTCGACAACACCGTGGCAGCTCGACGGCGTCATTCGGGGGTTGTTGCGGCGCGGATATGATCCCGGAAAAATCCATGCCGCGCAGAACAGCACCGTTGTCGTTGATACGCGGATAGGAGAGGTCGAGAACCGGTTGAAGCCTGTTCTTGATCATCATAAAATCCCCAGTGTTTATCTTAATGACGATGATACGGAGTGGATTCCCTACGAGCCGAAAACCCCTCTGCTTGTTTTGGATAAGGTGTACAAAAAGCGCGGTATCCGAATTCCACGGGCTCTCATCGGCAGCAGCGTGATTCATCTGCCGACGGTAAAAACGCATGTCTTTACGACAATGACCGGCGCCATGAAGAATGCCTTTGGGGGCCTTCTCAATTTTGAGCGCCACTGGACCCACGCCGTCATCCATGAGACGTTGGTTGATCTCTTGACGATCCAGCAGGATATCCATCCGGGCATTTTCGCCGTGATGGATGGAACGATCGCGGGCGAAGGACCCGGTCCGCGGGCGATGTTCCCCCGTGAGAAGAATGTAATACTGGCCAGCGGTGATTCCGTGGCCATCGATGCGATCTCGGCCAAGCTTCAGGGATTCGATCCGATGGCCATCGATTGCATTCGACTAGCGCACGAAAAGGGTCTGGGTGTGGGGGATACCCAGGAGATCGAAATAGTGGGTGATGATATTAAAGGCGTGAATTTTAATTTTACCGGAGGGGATACTTTTGCGAGTCGCGGTCAAAAACTGATCTATCACGGCTGGTTGAAGCCGCTCGAGCACTTGCTTCTGCGCACCCCCATTGTCCCGTGGTCCTACGCGGCCAGCCGGCTTTATCATGATGCCTACTGGTTTAACGCTATCGGAAAGAAGAGGATAAACGCCCTCGGCGACAGCCAGTGGCTGCAGCTCTTCGAGGCTTATAAGAACGGGCCGCCGGATCTATCCTGA
- a CDS encoding right-handed parallel beta-helix repeat-containing protein, with the protein MFSRWVYLCSGPILFLALLITPALAATYIISPSGTGDFPTIQAGVDGAASGDTILLIDGIFTGSGNRDINFYGKDLILSSQSGQPENCILDCENSGRAFLFESGETSLTVLEGLTIKSGYTLEYGGGIYCEYSSPSIANCVFLDNHAAYAGGGLCCLYYVESMVTDCIFKDNVSDNSIGHGGGMHCGDYSSPTLIRCTFQGNHADTRGGGFHCHLYSSATLENCTFYDNTSIDGSQVGVRHNSWVSLHNCIIAFGNLGSGIFCELDCDAFLTCCDVFGNEGGDWVDCIGDQYGINGNIAADPLFCDPEQGDLGIQSISPCAPYSPPNASCDLIGAWPVGCYQPTLTRSRTWGTLKGYYK; encoded by the coding sequence ATGTTTTCAAGATGGGTCTATCTTTGTTCCGGTCCTATCCTTTTCTTGGCATTGCTTATCACACCGGCGCTTGCAGCGACATATATCATTTCACCAAGCGGCACAGGTGATTTCCCTACAATTCAAGCCGGTGTTGATGGTGCTGCTTCCGGGGATACGATCCTCCTGATCGATGGGATTTTCACTGGTTCCGGAAATCGAGATATCAACTTCTATGGGAAGGATCTGATCCTGAGTTCTCAAAGCGGCCAGCCTGAGAATTGCATCCTGGATTGTGAAAATTCAGGGAGGGCTTTTCTTTTCGAATCTGGTGAAACCTCTTTAACTGTCTTGGAGGGTCTGACAATTAAATCCGGATACACGCTGGAATATGGCGGCGGTATCTATTGTGAATACAGCTCCCCTTCAATAGCAAATTGCGTATTCCTAGACAACCATGCCGCGTATGCTGGAGGTGGATTGTGCTGCCTCTATTATGTGGAATCGATGGTGACGGATTGCATTTTTAAAGATAACGTTTCCGATAATTCCATCGGCCACGGCGGAGGAATGCACTGCGGGGACTATTCATCACCGACACTTATACGCTGTACTTTTCAAGGAAACCATGCCGACACACGCGGAGGCGGATTTCATTGTCATCTATACTCATCGGCGACTCTGGAAAACTGCACCTTCTATGATAACACCAGCATCGATGGGAGCCAGGTCGGGGTCCGTCACAATTCATGGGTATCGCTTCATAATTGCATTATAGCTTTCGGAAATCTGGGGAGCGGCATTTTCTGCGAATTGGATTGCGACGCCTTTCTGACCTGCTGCGATGTCTTTGGCAATGAAGGCGGCGATTGGGTTGATTGCATCGGCGATCAGTACGGAATAAACGGCAATATAGCGGCTGACCCCCTCTTTTGTGATCCGGAACAAGGCGATCTCGGGATTCAAAGCATTTCTCCCTGCGCGCCGTACTCACCACCTAATGCATCCTGCGATCTCATCGGCGCTTGGCCTGTGGGTTGTTATCAGCCCACCCTCACGCGATCGAGAACGTGGGGAACGTTAAAGGGATATTACAAGTAG
- the mce gene encoding methylmalonyl-CoA epimerase: MSKQTALQLDHLGIAVSDIEAALDLYSRQLGLAITAIEDVPQQGIRAYHLKCGETVIELLEATDPEGPIGRFLEKKGPGIHHMALRVENVQTAAQAMSKAGYRVIGEPSTGAGGKTILFLHPASTGGVLLELCQIRP; this comes from the coding sequence ATGTCAAAACAGACGGCTCTTCAACTGGACCACCTGGGTATCGCAGTGAGTGATATCGAGGCCGCCTTGGACCTCTACAGCAGACAACTCGGTCTGGCGATTACGGCTATCGAAGATGTCCCGCAGCAAGGGATCCGCGCCTATCATCTCAAATGCGGAGAAACCGTAATAGAATTACTGGAAGCGACCGACCCCGAGGGCCCTATCGGGCGCTTCCTCGAGAAGAAAGGCCCCGGAATCCATCATATGGCATTGCGCGTCGAAAATGTACAAACAGCGGCGCAAGCCATGTCAAAGGCTGGTTACCGCGTCATCGGGGAGCCCAGCACCGGCGCCGGCGGTAAAACGATTCTTTTCCTGCATCCCGCTTCAACTGGGGGCGTTTTATTGGAGTTGTGCCAAATCAGGCCATGA
- a CDS encoding methylmalonyl-CoA mutase, with protein sequence AFAPRLSFFFNAHNNLFEEIAKFRAARRMWARLIKDRFNAKDPLSMKLRFHTQTAGSTLTAQQPINNSVRVTIQALAAILGGTQSLHTNSWDEAIALPKEESVLLALRTQQILAEESGTADVIDPLGGSWFVENLTCELEAEALSIMEKIENIGGVLKALEAGFVQREIHRSAYETQKALESNKQIIVGVNRYAIEEISTPPPFRVREEVFREQEKRLEDIHKRRSGEAARRTLEELEKAARGNENLLPRIYGCVEALCTIGEISDRLKVVFGAYRDPGFL encoded by the coding sequence CGCCTTCGCCCCCCGCCTCTCCTTTTTCTTTAACGCCCACAACAATCTCTTTGAAGAAATCGCGAAGTTCCGTGCCGCACGGCGCATGTGGGCGCGATTGATTAAAGACCGCTTCAATGCGAAAGATCCCTTGTCGATGAAGCTTCGATTCCATACCCAGACCGCCGGTTCAACACTGACGGCCCAGCAACCCATCAACAACTCGGTAAGGGTAACGATCCAGGCGCTGGCCGCCATCCTCGGTGGGACACAGTCGCTCCACACAAATTCCTGGGATGAAGCGATCGCCTTGCCAAAGGAGGAATCGGTCCTCTTGGCGCTGCGGACCCAACAAATTCTGGCCGAAGAATCCGGCACCGCCGACGTCATCGATCCCCTCGGCGGATCATGGTTTGTAGAAAATCTGACCTGTGAGCTCGAGGCCGAAGCCCTTTCGATCATGGAGAAAATTGAAAATATCGGCGGCGTCCTAAAAGCTTTGGAAGCAGGTTTTGTACAACGGGAAATACACCGCAGCGCCTATGAAACACAGAAGGCGCTTGAATCCAACAAACAAATCATCGTCGGCGTCAACCGCTATGCCATCGAAGAAATATCCACGCCCCCGCCATTTCGGGTCCGGGAAGAAGTATTCCGCGAGCAGGAAAAACGCCTGGAGGATATCCACAAACGACGGAGTGGGGAAGCCGCACGGCGAACGCTGGAGGAGCTTGAAAAGGCCGCCCGTGGAAACGAGAATCTCCTGCCAAGAATCTATGGATGCGTTGAGGCCCTTTGTACAATCGGCGAGATTTCGGATAGGCTGAAGGTCGTCTTCGGAGCCTACCGAGATCCTGGATTCTTATAA